From Pelodiscus sinensis isolate JC-2024 unplaced genomic scaffold, ASM4963464v1 ctg125, whole genome shotgun sequence, the proteins below share one genomic window:
- the LOC142825614 gene encoding galactoside alpha-(1,2)-fucosyltransferase 2-like, producing MGAGPPDPVSARPGLLRAMGRLISRVLPRHVLLISFNLLVIMGICAFLHLQRKFSYQGQKFLSPWDSVKPPHKQLPAIEQGMWTVNSMGRLGNHMGQYATLYALAKMNGRQAYIPPEMHQQLAPLFRITLPVLSRYQVWLIPWRDYWLHDWMSEEYRHIEGKYIRLTGYPCSWTFYHHLRQEIRQEFSFHNHVREEANRYLARLRGQHRNVTYVGVHIRRGDYVRVMPQRWKGVVADKAYLDKAMGYFRAKYQEPVFVVTSNGMDWCRENIDASRGDVHFSGDGKESSPGRDFALLAHCNHTIMTIGTFGIWAAYLAGGETIYLANYTLPDSPFLQLFKPEAAFLPEWIGIEADLSPLRGGTSG from the exons ATGGGAGCCGGGCCCCCGGATCCCGTCTCAGCAAG gccaggcctgctcAGAGCCATGGGACGCCTGATCTCTAGAGTCCTTCCCCGGCACGTTCTCTTGATCTCCTTCAACCTGCTGGTTATCATGGGCATCTGTGCCTTCCTACACCTGCAGAGGAAGTTCTCCTACCAGGGACAGAAGTTCCTCTCCCCCTGGGACTCTGTGAAGCCCCCGCACAAGCAGCTCCCTGCCATAGAGCAGGGCATGTGGACCGTGAACTCCATGGGGCGCCTGGGGAACCACATGGGGCAATATGCCACCCTCTATGCCCTGGCCAAGATGAACGGGCGCCAGGCCTACATCCCGCCGGAGATGCACCAGCAGCTGGCCCCGCTCTTCCGCATCACCCTGCCCGTGCTCTCCAGATACCAGGTCTGGCTCATCCCCTGGAGGGATTACTGGCTCCACGACTGGATGTCGGAGGAGTACAGGCACATCGAGGGGAAATACATCCGGCTCACGGGCTACCCCTGCTCCTGGACCTTCTACCACCACCTCCGGCAGGAGATCCGCCAGGAATTCTCCTTCCACAACCACGTCAGGGAGGAGGCCAACCGGTACCTGGCCAGGCTGCGTGGGCAGCACCGGAACGTGACCTACGTGGGGGTCCACATCCGGAGGGGGGACTACGTCCGGGTGATGCCCCAGCGTTGGAAAGGGGTGGTGGCGGACAAGGCCTACCTGGACAAGGCCATGGGCTACTTCCGGGCCAAGTACCAGGAGCCGGTCTTCGTGGTGACCAGCAACGGGATGGACTGGTGCCGGGAGAACATTGACGCCTCGCGGGGGGACGTGCATTTCTCGGGGGACGGGAAGGAGTCGTCGCCGGGGAGGGATTTCGCTCTCTTGGCCCATTGCAACCACACGATCATGACCATCGGGACCTTCGGCATCTGGGCCGCCTACCTGGCCGGGGGGGAGACCATCTACTTGGCCAACTACACCCTCCCCgattcccccttcctccagctcttCAAGCCGGAAGCCGCCTTCCTGCCCGAGTGGATCGGGATCGAGGCCGACCTCTCCCCGCTGCGGGGCGGGACGTCTGGCTAA
- the LOC142825615 gene encoding galactoside alpha-(1,2)-fucosyltransferase 2-like isoform X2 has translation MNLLNTWVSSRPGLLITLCLLISLSISTICLLSQCPSMWCRNTLQHASARDTGMWTVNSIGRLGNQMGEYATLYALAKMNGRQAYIPPEMHQQLAPLFRITLPVLSRYQVWTTLWRDYRLHDWMSEEYRHIEGKYVRLMGYPCSWTFYHHLRQEILQEFSFHDHIREEANQYLAGLRGQRRNVTYVGIHVRRGDYVRVMHQVWKGVVADKAYLDKAMGYFRARYQEPVFVVTSNGMDWCRENIDASRGDVYFSGDGKESSPGRDFALLAHCNHTIMTIGTFGIWAAYLAGGETIYLANYTLPDSPFLQLFQPWAAFLPEWIGIEADLSPLRGGTSG, from the coding sequence ATGAACCTGCTCAACACCTGGGTCTCTTCTCGACCAGGCCTCTTGATCACCCTTTGCCTGCTGATTTCCCTGAGCATCTCCACCATATGCCTGCTCAGCCAGTGCCCCAGCATGTGGTGCAGGAACACCTTACAACATGCCTCTGCCAGAGATACGGGCATGTGGACCGTGAACTCCATCGGGCGCCTGGGGAACCAGATGGGGGAATACGCCACCCTCTACGCCCTGGCCAAGATGAACGGGCGCCAGGCCTACATCCCGCCGGAGATGCACCAGCAGCTGGCCCCGCTCTTCCGCATCACCCTGCCCGTGCTCTCCAGATACCAGGTCTGGACCACCCTCTGGAGGGATTACAGGCTTCACGACTGGATGTCGGAGGAGTACAGGCACATCGAGGGGAAATACGTCCGGCTCATGGGCTACCCCTGTTCCTGGACCTTCTACCACCACCTCCGGCAGGAGATCCTCCAGGAATTCTCCTTCCACGACCACATCAGGGAGGAGGCCAACCAGTACCTGGCTGGGCTGCGTGGGCAGCGCCGGAACGTGACCTACGTGGGCATCCATGTCCGGAGGGGGGACTACGTCCGGGTGATGCACCAGGTCTGGAAAGGGGTGGTGGCGGACAAGGCCTACCTGGACAAGGCCATGGGCTACTTCCGGGCCAGGTACCAGGAGCCGGTCTTCGTGGTGACCAGCAACGGGATGGACTGGTGCCGGGAGAACATTGACGCCTCGCGGGGGGACGTGTATTTCTCGGGGGACGGGAAGGAGTCGTCGCCGGGGAGGGATTTCGCTCTCTTGGCCCATTGCAACCACACGATCATGACCATCGGGACCTTCGGCATCTGGGCCGCCTACCTGGCCGGGGGGGAGACCATCTACTTGGCCAACTACACCCTCCCCgattcccccttcctccagctcttCCAACCGTGGGCCGCCTTCCTGCCCGAGTGGATCGGGATCGAGGCCGACCTCTCCCCGCTGCGGGGCGGGACGTCTGGCTAA
- the LOC142825615 gene encoding galactoside alpha-(1,2)-fucosyltransferase 2-like isoform X1 yields MRRSPRDSSRARATVQGLAPSHLLQLGVMNLLNTWVSSRPGLLITLCLLISLSISTICLLSQCPSMWCRNTLQHASARDTGMWTVNSIGRLGNQMGEYATLYALAKMNGRQAYIPPEMHQQLAPLFRITLPVLSRYQVWTTLWRDYRLHDWMSEEYRHIEGKYVRLMGYPCSWTFYHHLRQEILQEFSFHDHIREEANQYLAGLRGQRRNVTYVGIHVRRGDYVRVMHQVWKGVVADKAYLDKAMGYFRARYQEPVFVVTSNGMDWCRENIDASRGDVYFSGDGKESSPGRDFALLAHCNHTIMTIGTFGIWAAYLAGGETIYLANYTLPDSPFLQLFQPWAAFLPEWIGIEADLSPLRGGTSG; encoded by the coding sequence gcctggccccctcccaTCTGCTGCAGCTCGGAGTCATGAACCTGCTCAACACCTGGGTCTCTTCTCGACCAGGCCTCTTGATCACCCTTTGCCTGCTGATTTCCCTGAGCATCTCCACCATATGCCTGCTCAGCCAGTGCCCCAGCATGTGGTGCAGGAACACCTTACAACATGCCTCTGCCAGAGATACGGGCATGTGGACCGTGAACTCCATCGGGCGCCTGGGGAACCAGATGGGGGAATACGCCACCCTCTACGCCCTGGCCAAGATGAACGGGCGCCAGGCCTACATCCCGCCGGAGATGCACCAGCAGCTGGCCCCGCTCTTCCGCATCACCCTGCCCGTGCTCTCCAGATACCAGGTCTGGACCACCCTCTGGAGGGATTACAGGCTTCACGACTGGATGTCGGAGGAGTACAGGCACATCGAGGGGAAATACGTCCGGCTCATGGGCTACCCCTGTTCCTGGACCTTCTACCACCACCTCCGGCAGGAGATCCTCCAGGAATTCTCCTTCCACGACCACATCAGGGAGGAGGCCAACCAGTACCTGGCTGGGCTGCGTGGGCAGCGCCGGAACGTGACCTACGTGGGCATCCATGTCCGGAGGGGGGACTACGTCCGGGTGATGCACCAGGTCTGGAAAGGGGTGGTGGCGGACAAGGCCTACCTGGACAAGGCCATGGGCTACTTCCGGGCCAGGTACCAGGAGCCGGTCTTCGTGGTGACCAGCAACGGGATGGACTGGTGCCGGGAGAACATTGACGCCTCGCGGGGGGACGTGTATTTCTCGGGGGACGGGAAGGAGTCGTCGCCGGGGAGGGATTTCGCTCTCTTGGCCCATTGCAACCACACGATCATGACCATCGGGACCTTCGGCATCTGGGCCGCCTACCTGGCCGGGGGGGAGACCATCTACTTGGCCAACTACACCCTCCCCgattcccccttcctccagctcttCCAACCGTGGGCCGCCTTCCTGCCCGAGTGGATCGGGATCGAGGCCGACCTCTCCCCGCTGCGGGGCGGGACGTCTGGCTAA